The Populus nigra chromosome 4, ddPopNigr1.1, whole genome shotgun sequence genome contains the following window.
ATCtcaatgaaaaatcaagaaatatcataaaaatatttttagatgttgCCTGCAAATTCTTACACGAAACATTTACAAGCACTATTTTTTCATCCTATAGTCATGAATTGTACATCATATAGATATTGAGTCAAGAAGACAATGCAATCTTTATGTAGATAAAGGAACAGCAGGTAACTGCCCGCTTCCGAAATTGGAAAAAGAGGAGTCCTTGTATGTTACATGGCCATATATTCCCGTACAATGATTATCGGTGTGCAATACTTTCCTTacaatttcatgattttcatttactgcaaattaaaaaaaaagaaggaaattgcAGAAAACCATGGAAACGGGCGGAAAAGGTGGCTTGTTACCGATAACTAGAGCCTCAACGGCATGGTCGCCGTCCACCATTTCTTTTTCGGCCGAAGACACTCCAAGCCCACGTCCGATTTTTTTAAAGCTTGGCGCAGGTTGTCTGGGTAACCGGATCATTTAGAATATAAAGTGCGGGACTGgtaatataaagaaaatgtctttataaaagtaatatttgggttttaaaaaatatcaaaatctatACAATAAAGTTATCCAACAACAttcaaagaaaaacatcaatttttttctatttattcacctttttttttaatgcaagagATATTTTCAAACTAGTTTATAAGTAGGTTTCCTAAACAAATTTAACAATGCACCTTTTAACAGGGTCATTTGTCCATAGCTTGAAGAATCATTATAGCTTGGCAAGTTAATCTACTCAATGATCCAAGTCCACGTCACTACCGAGTTagtgactaattttttttaattaaaatgaggttttaataatttttttaaaaaaattagagttaatTAAGGGCAATTCACctgatatgttttatttataactaCGTGCATAAAATGAGAGGCAGAACTTAGATAAAACtataattagatatttattaAACCGCTAGttattgtgtttgatattgtggttcATATAGTACCCACATAGAAGAAACAAGTTCCGAACAAGGGAATCTAAGTGGGCTTATACTAGCCCCAACCTAAAAAGCTGGGTAATGATAATATACGTGGCGAATTCCAGATACGGTTCGCCTACACGTACGCCACATCAGAAAAGTCAGCGAATCCTACACCAGCCGAACCAGATATGGCCAACTGACCTCCTCAAGCAAGAGACAAGCCCCTACAAGTCTTCTGATTCCCGTCAAAAGCCAAATGGGACCCCTATAATTAGGAGTCCAAAAACTCCAAAGCATCCCATCCTTGGTCCGCTGTGTGCACGTCAAACCTGTCTTCTTCTTTCCCGTATGTGAGAGAGCAAATCATGCATACTGCAGTCCCATCACGATTTCCGATTCACAAGATCTCGACAACAGTCATTACACTCCCTCGTAAACGGTTCCTTATGCATAGTAGGAGGAGGAACATTGTAGGACCCCACACAGGGGCTAGCTACGATGCATATAACCAACATCAAAGTCCGCATCTGCAGTCCTGGGCCAACTTTTTTTAGCTCACAGGGGCTAGGCGTAGGTTCTGTTGTTTTGTTGGTAACTCGATATGCCCAAGAAGACTCCCCTTGGTTTCTCAAGGTGCCCGTTTGAGGGctagatttttctttatttaattcttgGTGAGTCATAAGGTTCTGCAGATCAGATTCATTTATGGTACGGCATATGGGTGGTCAATTTCTAGCTAGCTGCTGCTACCTTTGCTTTAATGgatgatttttttggaattagcaaagaagaaagagaaaaacgcATGTAAATAGTGGCGGTGACAGTTCGATTCTTCTGTTTTGATGTGTGTCAAACTTGGCTTTCGAAATCTTTTTCTGTCAGCTAAAGCAGCGGACATTGTTACGGCTTGAAAAGAGCTGGCATTTCTAGTGACCGAAAAGAACCAAATAAGAAATTCTcgacaaaacaaattataatatgaaCATAGAAGATTTACTTTCTGTTTAAGCTCGAATCAGGCAATATGTAATTAACCTAGGAAGGATAAAAGCAGAGATTCTTTGCCGTGATTCGTACTAGCTATCATCACATTTTGATTTTAACATATATACGGGTCTTAGCCCTAGCAGTACAGCAAAAATTCGGTAAACAAAGACCCATAAAAGCCAAAGAACAAAATAAGCCATAAACATCGTAATGGGTAGTGTGGGTCACTACAAGCATCAGCATGTGATGTTCAAAAAACTTACCCTTTGGTCATTCCTTTTTCCATTGTCTCCTTTGTGCCTTTCTTGTTAGACCCAGAAAACTTCCATGCTTGCTTCCTTTACTGATTTACAGACAGGGCAGGAGCCAAGAAAAGCTTCACAAGATTTGCACGAGCAGAGGTGCCTGCAAGGGAGAAAGATAACGCACGAGGTCCTAGAATTGCACCCTTTACAAACCACCTTTTTTTGGCTTTCCACTTGTTCTATATCACATGAGCCACAACAAAAGGACTCTGCATCCTGGACTTTATTGCTGCTAGTGACCAGTCGTTCTCTGATTCGTTCAAGCGTGTTGCTTAAATCAACGACCACCGCTTCCTTTTCTCTTGCTAGTCTCTTCCATTGTTCACTCTCCTGCTCTACTTTTCTCAGGCAGACCTCAAGCTCCATGGTGTTCTTTGTTGCTTGTGCCAAGTCCTCTTCGTTTTGCCTTATCAAAGAGGAGACCTTTGATTCTACACTCTTCAGTATGATTCCCAACTGCTGCTTTCTTTGCTGTTGCAAAGCAAATCTTAGCCTCTCAGCCTGCATTTGTTTTAGAGAAATTGACCTTGATTTTTGGAGACCAAAACACAAAATGAAAGCAACCAAAACCAAAGCCTACAGAATAAAAATAACCAATAGACAACAAAAACCAAACTTGAGAAggagaaaaaacatcaaagccCAGTTGCATTTTTACCTGTAATTGAAGCATGCAATCAACTTCTCGCCTTTGCATGTCAAGCTGAACATCCAAACATTGAGAAAGAAACATGGAGAAAGAACTATCACAAGTTGttgaataagaagaagaagaagaagaagaagccccAATAttacaatcaaaacaaaagttCTGAGAGTTATTTTGATCAAGAAAGAGATTTTGTTGTTGCGGCTCTTGAAAAGCAAAACCCCAGTCAGCATCGAACTCTGAAACATGATCGTTAAGTATGCAATCCTGTTGGCCACCCATAGGCAAAAGCCCAAGTCTTTCTGGATACAACTGTGCTTGAACAGCCATGACAACAACAAGATTGAAAGAACtgagaaagaaaacaacaaacaccaaaaacGTCCCCTTCAATTCACAGCTTTCATGACCTAGCTATTAATAGATAATAACACTATGAATTCTCAACGGATACGAAACGAGGGTAGGTTAAAAGCTAGAGGGTTCATGTATGTTGTTATATCAGAAGAGGTGCATGacctttttctctctctgtaGGCGCTCCCTCTCTTTAATGGCATATGCTTTGCCTTCTATGTTGCTTTggtgtctttcttttttttctttttctttggtttaACTGAAAGAGACCATTATAAAGAATCCGTCGATTGTCTATATATAGTAGGAGAGAAAGAGACTCAAAAACTGACCAGatcttattaaatttgattaaaattaattaatggggATTTGTGgatattatttgtttgtaattgtGTGATTAAGGAACTAAATGAAAACCAAATAATTGAGTGAAACAAATAAGGGCAAACCTCAAAATTTTCCCTAGCATATTACCaagatttcaatttcattcatcaCCAGATAAATTGTTTTGTCAATTGAGTTGCTAATGTTTCACATTTATGACAAAGTCTTTATGTCAATACATAATTGTATATCAAAGGGCTGGTTTTCTGTGTAATAGTGATGCATAGTGCATGCTTTTGcaagaatgttttttaattaaaaatattttaaaatatttttttagatttttttatattaacacattaaaatcataaaaaaaacacataaaaatatcaattcaactaaaaatatatgtagaaaaCATTTTGAAGAGCATATTGAATCATATTACCAAAAAATACCTTaacaaaaaatgagttttttttggtATTGCTGTATTGTATTTATCGaataaaaatgacatcaataaaaatagtgtttagtaattaaatatgatgcttataaaaaaaattatttaaaaaaatagtgagtTTCACAATAAACACACCTTAACAAGCATTGCTTTTAGATCAAAATAAGGCAAGAAGCAAATAGTTGTGTTCTAAAAGCACGTCAATACCATTCAATCACGACGTGAATGACACATGAAGGGGCCTAATTGAGAGATATCTGAATGTTAAGGACCCGGATAGGATAAAGATTCAATTTtaggattgaaatgaaaaatgaagtAATACATCAATAGTGGCTAGATCTCTCATAGAATAAATCAAACAAGGAGAGATGGAAAGAAGTGACGAGAGAGCTCGGAAAGGGTGGCCACTGGCCAGGACAGGGAGGTTTGTCAAGTCCCAAATGTAAAATGATTCGAAGTCCAAAAACCAAGCATTAATGAGAAGGAGATGGAAAGGGAGGCGCAAAACAACAACGTACACATGCCGATTTTGTGACTCGGACACAGAGTCACAGAAGTATTGGGTCAGCTGGAGAGGTGGTTGTGGTGGAGAAATTCACTCAAATAAGACGTGAAAAGAGTCAGAATTCAGACGTTATAAAGACGAATCACAGATTGAGGAAATTGTCAGTTTGGTCATTGGGAAAGGCTGAGGAatagccttttttttaatttttttttttattttatatcttctcctgggaattttaaatttcttgaatttatttggCTTCGATAACATAAATACCACAATCACATTTTACACGTACACTCGTCTGTATTCATGCGGTACGTACctagagttttttttccccGTAACAAAGTATAGTTTTGGAGAATTTGGACTAGGTTGTGTATTAATTAACAGCCCCCggtaacttttgttt
Protein-coding sequences here:
- the LOC133690556 gene encoding probable BOI-related E3 ubiquitin-protein ligase 2, giving the protein MAVQAQLYPERLGLLPMGGQQDCILNDHVSEFDADWGFAFQEPQQQNLFLDQNNSQNFCFDCNIGASSSSSSSYSTTCDSSFSMFLSQCLDVQLDMQRREVDCMLQLQAERLRFALQQQRKQQLGIILKSVESKVSSLIRQNEEDLAQATKNTMELEVCLRKVEQESEQWKRLAREKEAVVVDLSNTLERIRERLVTSSNKVQDAESFCCGSCDIEQVESQKKVVCKGCNSRTSCVIFLPCRHLCSCKSCEAFLGSCPVCKSVKEASMEVFWV